A segment of the Cricetulus griseus strain 17A/GY chromosome 6, alternate assembly CriGri-PICRH-1.0, whole genome shotgun sequence genome:
cttgtgggattcctaacagtgggagtaggagATGTCTCTGACTGTTTGCCTTCTGGTTGAACACTTTTCTTCCTACTGTGTTACCTTGTCCAGATTTAATATGATGGGATGTGTTTGGTATTGTATTATATTATACTATGTTTGGTCAATGTCTCTAAGAGGCCTGTTCTTTCTGAAGGGATAGAGGGGTTGCCTCTTGGGGAAAGGGGATATGAAAGGAGAGACTAGGTGCAGGGGAAGAGAGACAAAACTGTTGTCAGGATGTAGTATATGtgagaacaaacaacaacaatgacaataataatactactaataataaaggaaaaatcaGCATGAGGGAGTTGATTTTCTTCTAACATGAAGATTTGGTGCATTAAATTGGGGTCATTggtcttggcagcaagctcctttacctggtGAATTCCCACTGGTctccattttgctttttcttaaaaCAGCAATTATATAGAAGAAATTCCACTAAATtgctaaaatttaattaaaattatattcctAGAAATAACACAGGCAATAAGAGCTCGTTTTCCAGTCTAATTAAACTTTAACAAAATTCTCATAGTACTCTACTTTGATAATATGCTTGTGGATATATGAAAACAAACTATGTGCAGGTTTCAAATCACTTATCAAATAACAGTGATTTGGAAAAATGAGGAAGAGGTGCAGAAAGAATACATATAAGAAATTTGCAACAGTGAGAAGAATCGTGAAATGCAATCTGGTGGGCATGGCATACCCAATGCAGTCATGAGTCCATGGTGCCTACTGTGGGCCCCACAGAGATAACTGTTAACAGTCAATCATAGATCAGAGTGTGTTCTCTATTGCACCTACCTTACTAAACTTTGAGTTTTTGATGGTTCTAGGGTAGGgacagacattttcttcagttgtgGCCCAACAATAAGGTCACGATTCTCTAGGGATGGTCCCCAACCAATGGAGACACAGATGACTCTGAGTAATCCATATGTgccaaaaagtaaaaacacaaaatcataaatgtaGAGAGACACAAGTGTTCATGTTTCTGTGGAAGTGGCTAATAGGAGTAAGAGGGAAATTAGTGGTCAGGGGCATTATGCAGATGCAATTAGCTTATTGCAGATCATTGTCAAAGGaaaatttcacaaaagaaaaatggtaactTAAAGAATTTAGATAgtgctgggtattggtggcacaagcctttaatcccagcactcgggaggcagaggcaggtgaatctctgtgagttcgaggccagcctggtctccagagtgagtgccaggataggctccaaagctacacagagaaatcctgtcgcgaaaaaccaaaaccaaaaaaaccaaaaaacaattcAGGTAGTTAAATCTACAAAAACAGTGGAGATAATATTTCAGGAAAAATATACTGAATCTTCCCAATATACTCCCCATATGCTAAAGGTGTGTGGACAGATAGACATGAGCCTTGCTCATCTTTAATCTGATTTCAGTAAAACACATATAGGTATTTGcatgtttttattagtttatgtTATATATGTTGTAAGAATGTCTTTATCTTGTTAGAAGACATACATATTGATTATAGTTATAATTCATGAAATATTAGGACAGTATATTCAAGAAATTATGACTTAAATCTCTGTTTAAGAAGACACTAGATATCAAACTAttgtaaatgtatatacatattgtTTTACACAGCAAATGGCATATATTATTAAATGATAACTAACATGAACAGTCTATGCATATATGttaatatgtgtatatgcatttatacattatatatagagagatagatatatattttaaaagcatgtatTTTCACCATACTGTCCTAATTTCATAACATAAACTCAAGGTCATCAAAATAATGTATACTGATGGAAGTGTATTCTCGTGTTGTGAACACTGCCCTTTCAGTTATGGATtgaaaaaagggaaaatgatttCATTTGAATAGGTACAATTTGGAAAAATGACAGGAATGATATCAATATGAGGCGACTAGCATTATGATTTGATTTataaatcattttgttttctaagaggaTGTAgaactaaaaaatattttcaatatttcctGGCGTGAATTTAGAATGAGGATTGGAagataataatgtatttttaaatactaatttTGATAAATAATTCAATAGGAATTCTGTAAATAATTATCTAGTGAAAGTGACTTGCATATTATTGTGATTAGGAGTAATAAATAGTAAATTGTAAGTTATTATTCTTAGAACATTATCATCATTCTAGTCTTCAGACACAACTAAGTGTGTGATGCAGTTATTACTCTTTCTAAGTGGCAAAAATCTAAGTATTAGACTTTTGAATATACATTCATAATAGTTTTTACATAATCATAAATTCATGTAGCTAATGGCATGCAGAAATGTTCCATATATGCAATTTTGTGGTCAAAATACAGCTAAAATAGGATGAACACAATGAATTTTCTGTTAGAAGAGGtgtcttaaaattatttccaaatttaCCTGTGATTTTTCAGCTTTTTTACAGCACttttaatatctttatttctCAGTGTATAGATTGCTGGATTTAGGAGGGGTGTGATGACTGTATAAAACACAGCAAGAAACTTGTCTACCCAAGTGATGCTGACTGGCCATAAATAGATGAAAATGCAGGGCCCGAAGAACAGCACAACCACTATGATGTGGGATGTACAGGTAGAGAGTGCCTTTGATGAGCCATCTTTAGAGTGATGCTGGACAGTTAATAGAATGTAAGTGTAAGATATCAGCAAGAGAATGAAACAAGTTGTTGCTAAAACTCCACTGTCAGCATTTATCACGATTCCCAGAGTATCAGTATTCGTGCAGGCCAACTTCATCACCAAAGGAATATCACAGAAAAAGCTGTCTATCACTCTAGGTCCACAGAAAGGTAGCTCCAAAATCAGGATCAGCTGACTCATGGCATGAACAAATCCAATGATCCATGATATCAAAATGAGCCAGATGCACTTCTGTCTGTCCATGATGCTGGTGTAGTGGAGTGGcctgcagatggccacatagcggtcataggccattgttaCAAGAAGTACCATCTCGCCCCCTCCAAAGAAATGCACACAGAGGATCTGGCTCATGCAGCCCCCAAAAGAAATGGTTTTATTATCTTTTAGGAGGTCTGTGGTCAGTTTGGGAGTTGTAACTGATGAAAGGCAGAAGTCAATAAAGGAGAGATTGGCTAACAGAAAGTACATGGGAGAATGGAGATGATGATCAATAATGATTAATGTCACGACAAAGAGGTTGCCTATCACAGTCATCAGGTAGAGGGCAGAAAATGGCATCAGGAGGAAGATCTGTAGCTCTCTTGATGTACAAAGTCCCTGAAAAATGAACTCAGACACCACAGTCTTGTTTGCTTCTTCCATTTAGTTCACTGTGCTCCAATGGGTTGAGAGAGTCAGAGACTAAGAATTCCTGTAATAGAAACAACAAGTTCACAGTaaagtaagaagaaaaatattccagTTGAAATCTTAGCATTGTATCCaactcaaattttaaataaatatttcttgtatTTGTACATTGTGTCTAATCAGGGAAGCTTTCTAAATGTAGAATGATCGCTCAAAAGTTTGGCACATCTGAAATACAATATTTGTAGTTATCAAAATGattatattgtttaaaaatatgagaAGCACATATTATCTGCACATTTTTCCAAGCTTGAATGTGCTCCTTATGAATAGAATCAGAAATAATTTCTTTCAATTCATATCATAGTCATAGCTACAGTCCCTGTACATAGCCACCATAATTCCAAAATGACAATCTATAGACTTATTTCAAACATAAACAGAAATTTCCAGGAACAAATCTACTGTTGACTGTGTATGAAATTACAGAATCAAACCAAGTTTAATACATAATTTGATTAAAATTGTTTATCAAAGAAATTGTGCACCCAGGTGCTAAAGACACATTGTTAACATTATGATTTTCCTTGATTTTTTCACTTATCCATTCGAGTGTATCTGTGAGCAAAAATACAGTTTTAGGCATGGGATGTGTCACTTATTTTCCTATATTGAGTGCCTTTCAGTTCTGAGTGGCGACATTTCATCTGCTATTCTGAATAATTTATGAATGAAAGCTAGTTTCCTTGCCTCCATTTtttgtctccttccttctttccttgtttaAATAGGCATTTTCATATAACTTATATTGAGTTCTTGAATTTGCAGTGAAATATTATCATTCAAACCCCCAGCACTCTCATCTCCTTCCCAATTATCTGCATTGTATGTAGAAAGTAGACATCAAAAATTTCTAAGATAATAAGATGACTTTATAGTAAATAAGCTGCCTGTCAGCAGCATGCTTTTGCAACAGAGAGTGTTGTAACTTTTCACGTTACATAAAGAGTTTATATTATGTGAGCATATAAACATACTTAAACGTCTAGAATGTTATTTGGAAAATTAAACATATCATGATTTTAGAAAACAGAACAATTAAAATGCAGTTGCAATATTCTTTGGAAATCACTAGTGATAAAAATGTGCTGCTAatgcagagaaaatattttaaatgagaatttGTGATGAAAAATGACAGTACAGCAATCACTTTGGGATGTACTTACACTGCAAGAATCATCTCATCAACCAGGTCCTCCCAAGTTGATAGTGTTCCCTCTAAATGATGCTTGAATCTGCAACTGTGCCACACTGGAAACTTGTGATTTCTGCTGTGACCGATGTTGGCAAGAATTTCTTCTTGGTGTGGCTTATATACACTGACAAGATCATACCTGCATTGGAAACTTTCCTCTTTTGTACTTTAAATGGATCCAGGTCCTTGGGGATCCTGAAATGGAGACATCTTGCAGTAATTCCCCATTTTCAACAATAGGTTCATGATAAAATTGTAAAATGGgagataaagttttaaaatataaaatatcttggattaGGTTGAGAAAACAGAACTCTTGTATATTGTTGTTGACAATATACAGTGGTAGAATACATAAAATGATGTTGattttccaaaaattaaaaatagaactaaccTAAGCACACTACTCAATCATTTGAGATACATATTAAATGGAATCCATAAATCAATGAATACTGCATTCCCATGTTCTATGCTACATTATTTATCGGATGCATTATCTACTGAAGTGTCTATGAACAGATGAACCAATAAAGAAACATATATTTGTATCAaacatatatgtgatatatacatacaagcacacacacacagacaaatattattattatttaattattattgatattGTGTTAATGAATAACACAATGCTGTTATTTGTGGCAATGTGGATGAATCTTAAGGATATTCTGACATAAAGGAATCAATGTTGTATAGTTTCTACAGAGATAAATAATTTGAAACAATGAACCTCAGGAGCAGAGAATAAAAAAATGGTTTCTAGGGGCTAcacaaggaagaaatggaggcatTTAGTAAGCATGACATTATTTTACATGAATTAACTTCAAAATTTCTGTTTCACAACATAGTGACAATGGCTCATTAAAACTTAGAGTAGATCTATGTAGGGCTGGATAGAGTGTTCAAGGACTATAGTGTTTCCCACTCAACCATGAACAACTAAATTCACACCCCAGAACATGCATGTATTGGAATACTTCTGTGGCAAATGGGAGTTGGAAATAAGGGAATCTTGAGAAGCTATGGCCAGCTGTACCAGGATATACAGTGCTCAAGAGctaaagacactgtctcaaacaagtgGAAAGGCAAGGACTTAGATCCAGTATTGTCCTCTCTTTTTCACACATGCCAGTTATTGGCCATCTATAACTATGAATTCATACATCTACTATTTTCTCTCGGTTCTACTATCGATGACCAAAGTTCTACAATTCTCCTATTTATTCAACTTTTCAAATCTTATATGTGAGAGCACAtcttacattttttctttgtgtcctgatTTTCATTTACCATAATGTTCTCCACATTCACCAATGGTATTATATCCTTCTTTTTAAAGCCTTAAAAACATGGTatagccaggagttggtggcacatgcctttaatcccagcacttgggaggaagaggcaggcagatctctgtgagtttgaggccagcctggtctccagagcaagtgccaggataggctccaaagttacacagagaaaccctgtcttgaaaaaccaaaaaaaaaaaaaaaacttatagaAGTGTGGTATAGAACTTATTCCACATACACTATGTGATCcacatatttgttttatatgtaataGTATGCATTTCATTCATCACATGTGTATCACATATATTGCATTTATCtagtaattattaaaaatatttacacagGAATTTGCTTTGCATGTTGTCCAAAGTTAAATTAAACCATCTGTCATAAGTATGTTTGAAACACATGATCTTATTTCTTCAGTTTCCAGAGTGTTAAAATCTTCCTTATTTTTAACGACATTGGCTTTTCAAGTTTGTATTTGTACCAACAATTTAAGAAttcttttctccatatttttaCCATAAACTGGTGTATCATTTTTATGCATATCTGAAAAGTTGTAAAGTATTATGCAATCATGCTTTTAGTTTTTATAGTCACATCCTTTGTTCCCTTTTGATTCAACGTTTCTTTTTTCTGCACTTGGTATTAAGCCATGCTGTGTgttagtgatttttattttactacttttattacattgcatgtgtgtctgttcatCTACTCTTCACTTCAGTCCATTAGGATTGAATCTAATGTGTAGCTCTTAGGAATACAACTGTGCAAATATTCCTGTGTTCCTCATAGACACAGATTTACTTTATTCAGGTAAATAGCTAATAGTGAGCTCGCTGTGTAAATTGGCTTATAATACACTTAATGTTATTAAT
Coding sequences within it:
- the LOC100754741 gene encoding olfactory receptor 4K2: MEEANKTVVSEFIFQGLCTSRELQIFLLMPFSALYLMTVIGNLFVVTLIIIDHHLHSPMYFLLANLSFIDFCLSSVTTPKLTTDLLKDNKTISFGGCMSQILCVHFFGGGEMVLLVTMAYDRYVAICRPLHYTSIMDRQKCIWLILISWIIGFVHAMSQLILILELPFCGPRVIDSFFCDIPLVMKLACTNTDTLGIVINADSGVLATTCFILLLISYTYILLTVQHHSKDGSSKALSTCTSHIIVVVLFFGPCIFIYLWPVSITWVDKFLAVFYTVITPLLNPAIYTLRNKDIKSAVKKLKNHR